A single genomic interval of Mucilaginibacter robiniae harbors:
- a CDS encoding glycoside hydrolase family 130 protein, with translation MIKDFEARLQQLTEAYEQLIQQPNVAVPHTNGIYQRYQNPVLTAAHAPLTWRYDFNLETNPYLMERIGVNAVFNAGAIKWNNKYLMVARVEGADRKSFFAVAESPNGVDNFRFWDYPIALPETDDPDVNVYDIRLTEHEDGWIYGLFCTERRDPEAPAYDQSMAIAACGIARTKDFMTWERLADLKTNSPQQRNVVLHPEFVDGQYAFYTRPQDGFISAGTGGGIGFGLSTSMENAYIGKEAIIDNKAYHTVYEAKNGQGPTPIKTAKGWLHLAHGVRNTAAGLRYVLYMFMTSLDDLTKVIYKPAGYFIAPEGIERVGDVSNVAFSNGWIKDEDGTVYIYYASSDTRMHVAVSSIEQLVDYVMHTPADGFKSAVSVQSIYKLIESNKQAALSLSHHN, from the coding sequence AGATTGCAACAGCTAACCGAAGCTTATGAGCAATTGATACAGCAACCCAATGTGGCCGTACCTCATACCAATGGTATTTACCAGCGGTATCAAAACCCGGTGCTTACGGCAGCTCATGCGCCATTAACCTGGCGTTATGATTTTAATCTTGAAACCAACCCTTATCTTATGGAAAGGATTGGCGTAAACGCTGTCTTTAATGCAGGTGCCATTAAATGGAATAACAAGTACCTAATGGTGGCCCGTGTAGAAGGTGCTGACCGCAAATCGTTTTTTGCTGTGGCCGAAAGTCCGAATGGGGTAGATAATTTTCGCTTTTGGGATTATCCTATTGCCTTACCGGAAACTGATGATCCTGACGTGAATGTATATGATATACGCCTGACTGAACACGAGGATGGTTGGATATATGGCTTATTCTGTACCGAGCGTCGTGATCCCGAAGCGCCAGCGTACGACCAATCAATGGCTATTGCCGCCTGTGGTATAGCACGTACCAAAGATTTTATGACTTGGGAGCGTTTGGCAGATTTGAAAACCAATTCTCCGCAGCAGCGCAATGTGGTGCTGCATCCGGAGTTCGTTGATGGGCAATATGCCTTTTATACTCGTCCGCAAGATGGTTTTATTAGCGCTGGTACAGGTGGTGGTATTGGGTTCGGATTAAGCACCAGTATGGAGAATGCCTATATCGGTAAAGAAGCCATTATTGATAATAAAGCTTATCATACCGTTTATGAAGCTAAAAACGGACAAGGGCCAACCCCTATTAAAACCGCAAAGGGATGGCTGCACCTGGCACATGGTGTACGTAATACGGCTGCCGGCTTGCGTTATGTGCTGTATATGTTTATGACATCGCTGGATGATTTGACTAAAGTAATATACAAGCCTGCCGGTTATTTTATAGCGCCTGAAGGTATAGAGCGTGTGGGCGATGTATCTAACGTCGCTTTCTCAAACGGCTGGATTAAGGATGAGGATGGCACGGTATATATTTATTATGCTTCATCTGACACCCGTATGCATGTAGCGGTATCTTCTATTGAGCAGCTGGTGGATTATGTAATGCATACACCGGCCGATGGTTTTAAATCGGCAGTGTCGGTACAGAGCATCTATAAATTGATAGAAAGCAATAAGCAGGCTGCTTTAAGCCTTTCACATCATAATTAA
- a CDS encoding AGE family epimerase/isomerase, with protein sequence MLLQSTIEQQLITFKEEVTTELHQILSYWLTHTPDQENGGFYGKIDHQNHVYANAPKGSVLHARILWAFSAAYNLYSDESYKQQAERSYLYLLSNFIDKSYGGIYWTVTYDGKPLDTKKQVYANAFVIYALAEYHKTFGNEDAKQLAISLYRLLVKKSYDTAQAGYLEAFTREWQPISDLRLSAKDANEKKTMNTHLHVLEAYANLYRIWPDKGLKQQIATLLDNFINHIIDAQTHHLILFFDENWNQRSDTISYGHDIEASWLLLEAAEIIGDESRIAQLKKLAVEMAEATTEGLDADGGLWYEYEPAGQHLIKEKHWWVQAEAIVGFYNAWQITDNVKYAELALNNWNFVKQHILDRENGEWVWGITADGSLMLGEDKAGLWKCPYHNSRTCLEIIKRIK encoded by the coding sequence ATGCTGCTACAATCTACAATAGAGCAACAACTTATTACTTTTAAAGAGGAAGTCACAACAGAGTTGCACCAAATACTCTCGTATTGGCTTACCCATACGCCCGATCAGGAAAATGGTGGCTTTTATGGCAAAATAGACCATCAAAATCATGTATATGCCAATGCACCTAAAGGTTCGGTATTACATGCCAGAATTTTGTGGGCATTTTCGGCTGCTTATAACTTATATTCTGATGAAAGTTACAAGCAACAAGCAGAAAGATCCTATCTATATCTACTAAGCAATTTTATAGATAAATCCTATGGTGGAATTTACTGGACGGTTACTTACGATGGAAAGCCGCTAGATACCAAAAAGCAGGTATATGCTAATGCTTTTGTTATTTATGCCTTAGCCGAGTACCACAAGACTTTCGGGAATGAGGATGCAAAGCAGCTAGCTATTAGTTTGTACCGGTTGTTGGTTAAAAAAAGCTATGATACAGCGCAAGCCGGTTATCTGGAAGCTTTTACCCGCGAGTGGCAACCTATTAGCGACTTGCGCCTGAGTGCTAAAGATGCTAATGAGAAGAAAACCATGAATACCCATTTGCATGTACTGGAGGCCTATGCTAACCTATACCGCATTTGGCCAGATAAAGGTTTAAAGCAACAGATAGCTACCCTGCTCGATAATTTCATTAACCATATTATTGATGCACAAACGCATCATTTAATCTTGTTTTTTGATGAGAACTGGAACCAACGATCCGATACAATATCATACGGGCACGATATCGAAGCTTCTTGGCTATTGCTGGAAGCTGCCGAAATTATTGGTGATGAAAGTCGTATAGCTCAGCTTAAAAAACTAGCTGTTGAAATGGCTGAGGCAACTACTGAAGGCTTGGATGCCGATGGTGGTTTATGGTACGAATATGAACCTGCCGGGCAGCACCTGATTAAAGAAAAACACTGGTGGGTACAAGCCGAAGCCATAGTAGGTTTTTACAATGCCTGGCAAATTACAGACAATGTGAAGTATGCTGAGCTGGCATTAAACAATTGGAACTTTGTTAAGCAACATATTTTGGATCGTGAAAATGGAGAATGGGTGTGGGGCATAACGGCCGATGGCAGCTTAATGCTTGGTGAAGATAAAGCTGGTTTATGGAAATGCCCTTACCATAACAGTCGTACTTGTTTAGAAATTATTAAACGAATTAAATAA
- a CDS encoding glycoside hydrolase family 27 protein encodes MKKTVGQILWMGVFTLLSTSSLLAQTGNEAPVKVEKASRVNKVTNLAPTPPMGWNSWNTFQTNINEQLLRNMVDVYVSSGMKDAGYRYFTLDDGWMSMERDQNGQLVADPKKFPSGMKAFADYVHSKGLKFGIYNCAGDKTCAGYPGTRGHEYEDARLYASWGVDLLKYDWCNTDSLNAREAYITMARALQATGRPILFSLCEWGNHQPWLWADGVGEMYRATGDITANFDKDKHMGTWTALSVLTIVDKQPAIRQYNGPNHWNDADMLEVGNGMSYGEDKAHFTMWCMLAAPLVAGNDLRKMSAQTRGILTDKEAIAINQDAMGVAAYRISGNADGVEIWIKPLSNKNWAICFLNRSAQPQTVDYNWTKNALHDAQTKQDADFTKTTYKLHSLWDKKDIGTTKKAFKQTIPAHDVVLLTLKQS; translated from the coding sequence ATGAAGAAAACAGTTGGTCAAATTTTATGGATGGGCGTATTTACGCTGCTCTCTACCTCATCTCTGCTAGCGCAAACCGGCAATGAAGCGCCTGTGAAAGTTGAAAAAGCAAGTCGCGTTAATAAAGTAACCAACCTGGCACCTACACCACCTATGGGCTGGAACAGCTGGAATACTTTTCAAACCAATATCAACGAGCAATTGCTGCGTAATATGGTAGATGTATATGTATCATCAGGCATGAAGGATGCCGGTTACCGGTATTTTACGCTGGATGATGGCTGGATGTCGATGGAGCGTGATCAGAACGGGCAATTAGTGGCCGATCCTAAAAAGTTTCCATCCGGCATGAAAGCTTTTGCTGATTATGTGCATAGCAAAGGATTGAAATTCGGCATCTATAACTGCGCCGGTGATAAAACCTGTGCTGGCTACCCCGGTACACGCGGACATGAGTATGAAGATGCTCGTTTGTACGCCTCATGGGGCGTAGATTTGTTGAAGTACGATTGGTGCAATACCGATAGTTTAAACGCTCGTGAGGCTTACATCACAATGGCTCGTGCCTTACAGGCCACCGGCCGGCCTATTTTGTTCAGCTTGTGCGAGTGGGGTAATCACCAGCCTTGGCTTTGGGCTGATGGTGTAGGCGAAATGTACCGGGCTACTGGTGATATTACCGCCAATTTTGATAAAGACAAGCACATGGGTACCTGGACGGCCTTAAGTGTACTAACCATTGTGGATAAACAACCAGCCATCAGGCAATATAATGGGCCCAACCACTGGAATGATGCTGATATGTTGGAGGTGGGTAATGGCATGAGCTATGGCGAAGATAAAGCGCATTTTACCATGTGGTGTATGCTAGCGGCTCCCTTAGTAGCTGGTAATGATCTGCGCAAAATGTCGGCTCAAACCCGTGGTATTTTAACTGACAAGGAAGCTATAGCAATCAATCAGGATGCTATGGGTGTAGCTGCTTACCGTATTTCGGGTAATGCTGATGGGGTTGAGATTTGGATAAAGCCGTTAAGTAATAAAAACTGGGCGATATGCTTTTTAAACCGGAGTGCACAACCACAAACGGTAGATTATAACTGGACCAAAAATGCACTGCATGATGCTCAAACAAAGCAGGATGCTGATTTTACCAAAACTACTTACAAATTGCATAGTCTATGGGATAAGAAAGATATCGGCACTACCAAAAAAGCTTTTAAGCAAACCATTCCTGCGCATGATGTGGTGCTGTTAACTTTAAAACAATCTTAA
- a CDS encoding sialate O-acetylesterase has protein sequence MKNFVGLALTLLVSLAAQATIRLPHLVGNHMVLQRNKPIHIWGWADAGEKVSVSFNNYNYLATANVKGEWGLQLPKMQAGGPYQMVLQGSNKIVLSDILIGDVWVCSGQSNMEFPLSIAKNADEEIRNANYPNIRLYTVNKTIALKPVDDTQGQWLTCNSETVANFSAIGYFFAREIQQKLHVPIGLIHASWGGTVVETWISTEGLAGEPTFAQSATQVAGLDTLSYNTTHRQQYAAWIANFQQQDTGTQNGQAIWAAPELNTADWKPINLPIIWEWTGIDDLWNMDGTVWFRKKITLTKADLQGNAMLSLGVIQNADVTYVNGIEVGRIPEAWGKYRSYAIPTSVLKEGENVIAVKVENYGGDGGFTDPAKNFYLKTASRKIDIAGEWQFKIGYKLTKSDRPAKEFGPNNAPTLLYNGMINPLTRYGIKGVLWYQGESNWFRGHQYRDLFPRLITDWRQKFKQDDFPFLYVQLANYQRKSATPYGSYWAEVREAQDRTLKLKNTGMVTAIDVGDAGNIHPKNKQAVGHRLVLLAEQQVYNLPVKGQEPRLASYQVKGDYILVNIKNAGDGLKANGEPGAFQIAGADQQFHWAQAKIVSKSTIKVYAKEVSAPVAVRYAWEDNPADANIYNSENLPLFPFRTDAWKGLSDNNTVDK, from the coding sequence ATGAAAAATTTTGTAGGCTTAGCTTTAACGCTTTTAGTCAGTTTAGCAGCGCAAGCCACTATCCGGTTGCCGCATTTGGTTGGCAATCATATGGTATTGCAGCGCAATAAACCTATTCATATCTGGGGATGGGCTGATGCAGGCGAAAAGGTATCTGTAAGCTTCAATAATTATAATTATCTAGCCACTGCTAACGTAAAAGGCGAGTGGGGTTTACAGTTGCCCAAAATGCAGGCTGGTGGTCCATACCAGATGGTATTGCAGGGAAGTAACAAGATAGTGCTTAGCGATATATTAATCGGCGATGTATGGGTATGTTCCGGGCAATCCAACATGGAGTTTCCTTTATCCATAGCTAAAAATGCTGACGAAGAGATACGAAATGCCAATTACCCCAACATCCGTTTATACACAGTTAACAAAACGATAGCGCTAAAGCCAGTTGATGATACCCAAGGCCAATGGTTGACATGCAATAGCGAAACAGTAGCTAACTTTTCAGCTATCGGTTACTTCTTTGCTCGTGAGATTCAACAAAAGCTGCATGTTCCTATCGGTTTAATTCATGCCAGTTGGGGCGGTACGGTGGTAGAAACCTGGATTAGTACCGAAGGTTTAGCTGGCGAACCCACCTTTGCCCAGTCAGCAACGCAGGTAGCTGGTTTAGATACGTTATCTTATAACACCACACACCGGCAGCAATATGCCGCTTGGATAGCTAACTTTCAGCAACAGGATACAGGTACGCAAAACGGCCAAGCAATATGGGCTGCACCCGAGCTGAACACAGCCGATTGGAAGCCAATTAATTTACCCATTATATGGGAGTGGACAGGCATAGATGATTTATGGAACATGGATGGTACAGTATGGTTCCGTAAAAAGATTACCCTGACCAAAGCGGATTTACAAGGTAATGCTATGTTAAGCTTAGGTGTGATACAAAACGCCGATGTAACTTATGTAAATGGTATTGAGGTTGGGCGCATACCTGAAGCTTGGGGCAAATACCGTTCGTACGCTATTCCAACTTCCGTGTTGAAAGAAGGGGAAAATGTAATTGCCGTTAAGGTAGAAAACTACGGCGGCGATGGCGGCTTTACCGATCCTGCCAAAAACTTTTATTTGAAAACAGCTAGCCGGAAAATAGACATAGCAGGCGAATGGCAGTTTAAAATAGGTTATAAACTGACTAAGTCCGACCGACCAGCTAAAGAATTCGGCCCTAATAATGCACCAACGTTGCTGTACAATGGCATGATTAACCCATTGACACGGTATGGCATTAAAGGGGTATTATGGTATCAGGGTGAGTCGAACTGGTTTAGGGGGCATCAGTACCGTGATTTGTTTCCGCGCCTGATTACAGATTGGCGGCAAAAGTTTAAACAGGACGATTTTCCGTTCTTGTATGTACAATTAGCCAATTATCAGCGTAAATCAGCTACACCCTACGGTTCTTACTGGGCCGAAGTGCGCGAAGCGCAAGATAGGACCTTAAAACTAAAAAATACCGGCATGGTTACCGCTATTGATGTGGGCGATGCCGGAAATATTCATCCTAAAAACAAGCAGGCTGTAGGTCATCGTTTGGTGTTGCTGGCCGAACAGCAAGTGTACAATTTGCCGGTTAAAGGGCAAGAGCCACGATTGGCATCTTACCAGGTAAAAGGTGATTACATACTGGTAAACATTAAAAATGCAGGTGACGGGTTGAAAGCTAATGGCGAACCCGGCGCTTTTCAGATAGCAGGTGCCGATCAGCAATTTCACTGGGCACAGGCTAAGATAGTAAGTAAAAGCACCATAAAGGTTTATGCTAAGGAAGTGTCTGCTCCGGTTGCCGTGCGTTATGCCTGGGAAGATAACCCAGCAGATGCCAACATTTACAATAGCGAGAATTTGCCACTATTCCCTTTCCGAACAGATGCGTGGAAAGGCTTATCAGACAATAATACGGTAGATAAATAA
- a CDS encoding glycoside hydrolase family 26 protein: MKNYIKWLLTTAVFASSFNAKAQLYAPCDNQATTETHWLYSSMQRLQGAGVLFGHHDDTAYGVGWRFDKNRSDVKSVTGSYPALYGWDLARVEHESAKDINGIPFKLQRKLVKQAYRRGGINTFCWHMDNPFNNKTAWDTTHNSVKELLPNGSAHARYVQWLDRAAHYMHTLKGDEGEAIPILFRPFHELTGNWFWWCRNTCTPEEFKALWRFTVDYLRTKKKLHNLLIVYSVADFNTKEDFLSRYPGDEYVDFMGFDNYCTKSIPDYQRNLSKRLALQQEIATEHHKVACLAETGYEQIPLANWWTSVLQPELQKNYKTAYVLTWRNGRTDHYYVPYAGQISADDFKRFFNNQSNIFQNRLTALAVYGKYIVPNKEE; the protein is encoded by the coding sequence ATGAAAAACTATATCAAATGGTTATTGACTACTGCGGTATTTGCAAGCAGTTTTAATGCAAAAGCTCAGCTTTATGCCCCGTGCGACAATCAAGCTACCACGGAAACCCACTGGCTATACAGTAGCATGCAACGGTTGCAGGGTGCCGGTGTGCTATTTGGGCACCATGATGATACTGCTTATGGCGTAGGCTGGCGCTTTGATAAAAACCGGTCGGATGTAAAAAGTGTAACCGGCTCCTACCCGGCCCTATACGGTTGGGATTTAGCCCGGGTAGAACATGAAAGTGCAAAAGATATCAATGGCATTCCTTTTAAACTGCAACGTAAGCTGGTAAAGCAGGCTTATCGTCGTGGTGGCATTAATACTTTTTGCTGGCACATGGATAATCCGTTTAATAATAAAACGGCATGGGATACTACTCACAACTCAGTAAAAGAGTTGTTGCCAAACGGTAGCGCTCACGCGAGGTATGTACAATGGCTAGATAGGGCGGCCCATTATATGCACACCTTGAAAGGTGATGAAGGCGAAGCTATTCCTATCTTGTTTCGTCCTTTTCATGAGCTTACGGGTAACTGGTTCTGGTGGTGCCGCAACACGTGTACCCCAGAAGAGTTTAAAGCTTTATGGCGCTTTACTGTAGATTATCTGCGTACAAAGAAAAAGCTGCATAACTTACTCATCGTATATTCTGTTGCTGATTTTAATACCAAAGAAGATTTTCTGAGCCGTTATCCCGGTGATGAATATGTGGATTTTATGGGTTTTGATAATTACTGCACCAAAAGCATCCCTGATTATCAGCGTAACCTCAGCAAGCGTTTAGCTTTACAACAGGAAATAGCAACGGAGCACCACAAAGTAGCTTGCCTGGCCGAAACGGGTTACGAGCAAATACCTTTGGCTAATTGGTGGACATCTGTTTTACAACCCGAATTGCAAAAGAACTATAAAACAGCCTACGTGCTTACCTGGCGTAATGGCCGTACCGATCATTACTATGTTCCTTACGCCGGGCAAATCAGTGCGGATGATTTTAAACGATTTTTCAATAACCAAAGCAATATCTTTCAGAATCGTTTGACAGCACTGGCAGTGTATGGTAAATACATCGTGCCCAACAAGGAAGAGTAG
- a CDS encoding SGNH/GDSL hydrolase family protein translates to MKYKLLIMLTLLGVWAHAKPVALKYYKANNSSIHYVGRIDFTNPAKPKFWAPGVYMQVRFSGTSLMMDLNDEVLYNKNHNYIEIAVDQRVPYRIQTTGKSNHIVVAEHLSPGIHTATICKDTETNIGYLEMVGLQCAKLLPWVEHTQHKIEFIGNSITCGTGSDQSVVPCGKGVWQDQHNAYMAYGPRVARMLNAQWNLTSYSGIGLIHSCCDIKFTMPDIFDRTNLLQDSLKWNFNKYVPDVVTVCLGQNDGIQDSTAFCSAYVKFIGQLRQHYPQADIVALTSPMGDEKLTAVLKKYILSIEADRQKNGDTKVHHYFFSRQYHSGCDSHPSLEEHGLIAAELGSYLKKLKGW, encoded by the coding sequence ATGAAATATAAATTACTCATTATGCTTACTCTGCTCGGCGTTTGGGCACATGCCAAGCCAGTAGCTTTAAAGTATTATAAAGCCAATAATTCTAGCATCCATTACGTAGGGCGTATTGATTTTACTAATCCAGCCAAACCTAAATTCTGGGCACCCGGCGTATATATGCAGGTACGTTTCAGCGGCACTTCATTAATGATGGATTTGAATGATGAAGTACTATACAATAAAAATCATAACTATATCGAGATAGCGGTTGATCAGCGTGTACCTTACCGTATTCAAACCACGGGTAAAAGCAACCATATTGTTGTAGCAGAACATTTATCGCCAGGCATACATACAGCCACCATCTGTAAAGACACAGAAACTAATATCGGCTATCTGGAAATGGTAGGGCTGCAATGTGCTAAGCTGTTACCCTGGGTAGAGCATACCCAACATAAAATTGAATTCATTGGCAACTCTATTACCTGCGGTACAGGAAGCGATCAGTCGGTAGTGCCTTGCGGTAAAGGCGTGTGGCAAGATCAGCACAATGCCTATATGGCTTATGGCCCGCGGGTAGCACGTATGCTGAATGCCCAATGGAACTTAACCTCTTACTCCGGCATTGGCCTTATTCATAGCTGTTGCGATATAAAATTCACGATGCCTGACATTTTTGATCGTACCAACTTGTTGCAGGATTCATTGAAATGGAACTTCAATAAGTACGTGCCTGATGTAGTTACGGTTTGCTTGGGTCAGAATGATGGTATTCAAGATTCTACCGCATTTTGCAGTGCTTATGTGAAATTTATAGGGCAGCTTAGGCAGCACTATCCGCAAGCTGATATTGTTGCTTTAACCAGTCCGATGGGAGATGAAAAACTTACTGCTGTTCTTAAAAAATACATTTTGAGCATTGAGGCTGATCGGCAAAAAAATGGAGATACTAAAGTGCATCATTACTTCTTTAGCCGCCAATATCATAGTGGTTGTGATAGTCACCCGAGTTTGGAAGAACACGGGTTGATTGCTGCCGAACTGGGTAGTTATCTCAAAAAGCTGAAAGGTTGGTAG
- a CDS encoding (2Fe-2S)-binding protein, translated as MEDLNKDACPHHHGNEPKENPRRNFLKQTSLLTAVALTPGVAVKAAENHLDEAVAAVFEKMPLHVEINGVNQSLSIEPRVTLLDLLREQLHLTGTKKGCDYGQCGACTVHVDGHRVNSCLTLAMTVDGKKVTTIEGLANGDELHPMQEAFIKHDGFQCGYCTPGQIMSAVACIREGHANSEAEIREYMSGNICRCGAYPNIVNAIQEVKAGGQQV; from the coding sequence ATGGAAGACCTGAATAAGGATGCTTGTCCTCATCATCATGGGAATGAGCCGAAGGAGAACCCGAGAAGAAATTTCCTGAAACAAACATCGCTGCTTACCGCAGTGGCTTTAACGCCCGGCGTAGCGGTAAAAGCAGCCGAAAATCACCTGGACGAAGCTGTTGCGGCTGTGTTTGAAAAAATGCCGTTGCATGTAGAAATAAATGGCGTAAATCAAAGCCTTTCTATTGAACCCCGCGTTACCTTGTTGGATTTATTGCGCGAACAATTACACCTGACCGGCACTAAAAAAGGTTGCGATTATGGCCAATGTGGTGCTTGTACCGTGCATGTTGACGGACATCGCGTAAATTCATGCCTGACTTTGGCTATGACAGTAGATGGCAAAAAAGTAACCACTATTGAAGGTTTAGCTAATGGCGACGAATTGCACCCGATGCAGGAGGCTTTTATTAAGCATGATGGCTTTCAGTGCGGCTATTGCACGCCAGGGCAAATCATGTCGGCGGTGGCTTGTATTCGTGAAGGTCACGCTAACTCAGAAGCTGAAATTCGTGAGTATATGAGTGGTAATATTTGCCGTTGTGGCGCTTACCCCAACATTGTAAATGCTATACAGGAAGTAAAAGCAGGAGGGCAGCAGGTATGA
- a CDS encoding FAD binding domain-containing protein: MKQFQYVRPTTQQSVLDAIAKPGAKVLAGGSNLVDLMKHGVMSPDKLIDIQKLPLRGISKSLGNTSSISIGALELNSAVAEHALIKQELPLLSQALNAGASAQLRNMATVGGNMMQRTRCPYFYDIAMPCNKRNPGSGCGALEGFNRMHAIFGASDKCIAVHPSDMCIALVALDATVEVASRKGKRYIKFADFHRLPGNTPELDNNLAHDELITRVIVPTNNFAKNSYYLKVRDRASYAFALVSVAAALDIDNGTIRSARLAMGGVAHKPWRLHEAEKALVGKPANKASFEQAAQIAMQGAKAYKDNAFKLKLAPATITEALTHAAGLA, encoded by the coding sequence ATGAAACAGTTTCAATACGTACGCCCAACCACGCAGCAAAGCGTGCTGGATGCTATAGCCAAACCCGGCGCCAAAGTTCTGGCCGGTGGTAGTAATCTGGTCGATTTAATGAAACATGGCGTCATGTCCCCTGATAAATTGATCGATATTCAAAAGCTGCCGTTAAGAGGAATCAGTAAGTCGCTAGGAAATACAAGTTCTATATCCATTGGTGCACTAGAACTGAACAGCGCCGTTGCAGAACATGCTTTAATTAAACAGGAACTACCGTTATTATCACAAGCTTTAAATGCCGGAGCTTCGGCGCAGTTGCGTAACATGGCTACCGTTGGTGGTAACATGATGCAGCGTACCCGTTGCCCGTACTTTTATGATATTGCGATGCCTTGCAATAAACGCAACCCAGGTTCGGGCTGTGGTGCATTGGAAGGCTTTAACCGTATGCATGCTATATTTGGTGCCAGCGATAAGTGTATTGCTGTACATCCCAGTGATATGTGCATAGCATTGGTGGCGTTGGATGCAACCGTAGAAGTGGCCAGCCGTAAAGGAAAACGCTATATTAAGTTTGCTGATTTTCACCGGTTGCCAGGTAATACACCTGAACTGGATAACAATTTGGCGCATGATGAATTGATTACCCGCGTTATTGTACCTACCAATAATTTTGCTAAAAATAGCTATTACCTGAAAGTGCGCGACCGAGCCTCTTACGCTTTTGCACTGGTATCGGTAGCGGCTGCTTTGGATATTGATAATGGTACTATCCGTTCGGCACGTTTAGCTATGGGCGGCGTAGCTCATAAGCCTTGGCGCTTACATGAGGCTGAAAAGGCACTTGTGGGCAAACCTGCCAATAAAGCCAGCTTTGAGCAGGCTGCACAAATAGCTATGCAGGGTGCCAAAGCTTATAAAGACAATGCCTTCAAGTTAAAACTGGCTCCGGCTACTATTACAGAGGCTTTAACCCATGCTGCAGGCTTAGCTTAA